A single Chaetodon trifascialis isolate fChaTrf1 chromosome 18, fChaTrf1.hap1, whole genome shotgun sequence DNA region contains:
- the slc4a2b gene encoding anion exchange protein 2b produces the protein MSNPGAPKQITDAMASVIHSPEAPAASSLHGTLRPEEEDDGDLNKALGVQRFQQILSPAAAVPDEQHHNYHEEDIEYHRHSSHHIHRPLSKLPPEGRRKKSSKKRRKDKDHKSSHVPSSGPIEEGEDEEEEEEEEGTETTSAAAESEKVKDVEFFVSDEDQEAKSDRERPHSSRELDIVPQSGEGADSEDASSSDKPTSPDAPSPTPPSAAPEHPPLARVSSASRSYDLQERRRTGNMTGAEQAKYQRIPTDESEAQTLASADLDGIKSHRFEDVPGVRRHLVRKSTKGQVVHTGKDHKEPTTRSRKQDRTPHEVFVELNELTMDKNQEMQWKETARWIKFEEDVEEETDRWGKPHVASLSFRSLLELRKTISHGAVLLDLDQKTLPGIAHQVVEQMIISDQIKAEDRANVLRALLLKHSHPSDEKEHSSPFPRNISAASLGSLITHHHSANHTHQPEPSVTDPLMGTVHATGDADTRIDMEKNEVQQKEPILVPGMHRSKSKHELKLLEKIPENAEATVVLVGSVDFLEQPTMAFVRLQEAVELESVLEVPVPVRFLFVLLGPPTTSMDYHQIGRSISTLMSDKQFHEAAYLADDRQDLLNAINSFLDCSIVLPPSEMGGDELLRSVARFQREMLRKREEQGVKLLAKEPKSLEEKEALLTPSKKSDDPLERSGRPFGGLIRDVRRRYPKYISDFKDALNSQCMAAVIFIYFAALSPAITFGGLLGEKTDGLIGVSELIVSTAVQGVIFCLLGAQPLLVVGFSGPLLVFEEAFYSFCKANEMEYLTGRVWIGFWLIIIVIVTVAFEGSFLVRFVSRFTQEIFSFLISLIFICETFIKLGRIFKEHPLKRCSVDNSTEGDASTENITLVVSNSSQPVTVTVRGEPNTALLSLVLMAGTFFIAFYLRKFKNSAFFPGRFRRIIGDFGVPIAILIMVLVDYGINDTYTQKLSVPRGFSVTSPSKRGWIISPLGTDGEFPIWMMFACCLPALLVFILIFMETQITTLIVSKKERMLVKGSGFHLDLLLIVVLGGSSALFGLPWMAAATVRSVTHVNALTVMSKAVAPGDKPRIQEVKEQRVTGLLVAIMVGLSIVIGDLLRQIPLAVLFGIFLYMGVMSLNGIQLTERMMLLLMPPKYHPDHTYVRKVRTLRMHLFTCIQLVCLGVLWAVMSTQASLAFPFVLILTVPVKMFLLRRIFTVREIACLDADDAEPKFDERDCHDEYSEMHMPV, from the exons ATGAGCAACCCCGGCGCTCCCAAACAGATCACAGATGCCATGGCATCGGTTATTCACAGC CCAGAGGCTCCCGCCGCCTCATCACTACACGGGACTTTGCGccctgaagaggaggatgatggggaCCTGAACAAAGCCTTGGGCGTCCAGCGCTTCCAGCAGATCCTCAGCCCCGCTGCTGCGGTACCTGATGAACAGCACCACAACTACCACGAGGAGGACATTGAAT ACCATCGTCACTCCTCTCACCACATCCACCGACCTCTGTCCAAACTGCCCCCCGAGGGACGcaggaagaagagcagcaagaagaggaggaaggataAGGATCACAAAAGCAGCCATGTTCCCAGCAGCGGCCCCAtagaggagggagaggatgaggaggaggaggaggaggaggaggggacggAGACgacttctgctgcagctgagtcTGAGAAAGTCAAAGATGTGGAG TTCTTTGTTTCGGATGAAGACCAGGAGGCCAAATCTGACAGAGAGCGTCCTCACTCATCCCGTGAGCTGGATATCGTACCGCAGTCCGGCGAGGGAGCAGATTCTGAAGATGCATCTTCCTCCGA TAAGCCGACCTCACCTGACGCCCCCAGCCCCACTCCTCCGTCAGCGGCACCCGAACACCCACCACTGGCCCGGGTTTCCTCCGCCAGCCGCAGCTACGACCTGCAGGAGCGCCGGCGCACAGGCAACATGACGGGTGCTGAGCAGGCCAAGTACCAGCGCATCCCAACTGACGAGAGCGAGGCTCAGACGCTGGCCTCCGCTGACCTGGACGGCATCAAGA GTCATCGTTTCGAAGATGTTCCCGGCGTGCGCAGACACCTGGTCAGAAAGAGCACCAAGGGACAAGTGGTGCACACTGGCAAGGACCACAAAGAGCCGACCACTCGCAGCCGCAAGCAGGACCGAACCCCACACGAG GTGTTTGTGGAGCTGAATGAGCTGACTATGGACAAGAACCAGGAGATGCAGTGGAAGGAGACGGCTCGATGGATCAAGTTTGAGGAGGACGTGGAGGAGGAGACCGACCGCTGGGGGAAGCCTCACGTGGCCTCGCTGTCTTTCCGCAGCTTGCTGGAGCTCCGAAAGACCATCTCACACG GTGCGGTGctgctggacctggaccagAAGACCCTGCCTGGCATCGCCCACCAGGTGGTGGAGCAGATGATCATTTCTGACCAGATCAAGGCTGAGGACCGAGCCAACGTCCTGAGAgccctgctgctgaaacacag TCACCCGAGCGATGAGAAGGAGCACAGTAGCCCTTTCCCCAGGAACATCTCTGCAGCCAGCCTGGGCAGTCTGATAACGCATCACCACAGTGCCAATCACACCCACCAGCCGGAACCATCGGTGACCGACCCGCTCATGGGCACCGTCCACGCCACGGGGGACGCCGACACACGCATCGACATGGAGAAGAACGAGGTGCAG CAGAAGGAGCCGATCTTGGTGCCCGGCATGCATCGATCCAAATCCAAGCatgagctgaagctgctggagaagatTCCTGAAAATGCTGAGGCCACTGTTGTCCTTGTGG GCAGCGTGGACTTCCTGGAGCAGCCCACCATGGCGTTTGTGCGGCTGCAGGAGGCGGTGGAGCTGGAGTCCGTCCTTGAGGTCCCCGTGCCGGTCAGGTTTCTCTTCGTTCTGCTCGGACCCCCCACCACCAGCATGGACTATCACCAGATAGGACGATCCATCTCCACACTCATGTCTGACAAG CAATTCCATGAGGCAGCCTACCTGGCAGACGACAGACAGGACCTGCTGAACGCCATCAACAGCTTCCTGGACTGCAGCATCGTGCTGCCTCCTTCAGAGATGGGCGGCGATGAGCTGCTGCGCTCGGTCGCtcgctttcagagggagatgCTGCGTaagagggaggagcagggggtCAAACTGTTGGCCAAGGAGCCCAAAAGCCTGGAAGAAAAAG AGGCCCTCCTCACGCCTTCGAAAAAGTCAGACGACCCTCTAGAGCGCTCCGGACGACCCTTCGGTGGGCTGATACGAGACGTGCGACGCCGTTATCCAAAGTACATCAGCGACTTCAAGGACGCCCTGAACAGTCAGTGCATGGCTGCTGTCATCTTTATCTACTTTGCTGCCCTCTCTCCAGCCATAACATTCGGAGGCCTCCTGG GTGAGAAGACCGACGGTCTGATCGGTGTTTCTGAGCTGATCGTGTCGACAGCGGTGCAGGGTGTGATCTTCTGCTTGCTCGGAGCGCAGCCCCTACTCGTTGTGGGCTTTTCTGGACCCCTGCTGGTCTTTGAAGAAGCCTTTTACAGT TTCTGCAAAGCCAATGAGATGGAGTACCTGACGGGCCGCGTCTGGATCGGGTTCTGGCTCATCATCATCGTGATCGTCACGGTGGCCTTCGAGGGGAGCTTCCTGGTCCGCTTTGTCTCCCGCTTCACCCAGGAGAtcttctccttcctcatctccctcatcttcatctgcgAGACCTTCATCAAGCTCGGCAGG ATTTTCAAGGAGCACCCGCTGAAACGCTGTTCCGTGGACAACAGCACCGAAGGGGACGCCTCGACAGAAAACATCACGCTCGTGGTGAGCAACAGCTCGCAGCCGGTGACGGTGACGGTCCGTGGCGAGCCCAACACCGCGCTGCTCTCTCTGGTCCTCATGGCCGGGACGTTTTTCATCGCTTTCTACCTGCGCAAGTTCAAGAACAGCGCGTTCTTCCCCGGAAGG TTTCGCAGGATTATTGGAGATTTCGGCGTCCCAATTGCCATCCTCATCATGGTCCTGGTGGATTACGGCATAAacgacacatacacacag aAACTGAGCGTCCCTCGAGGTTTCTCTGTGACCAGTCCCTCCAAACGTGGCTGGATCATCAGTCCTCTGGGTACGGACGGTGAGTTCCCCATCTGGATGATGTTCGCCTGCTGTTTGCCCGCTCTGCTGgttttcatcctcatcttcatggAGACTCAGATCACCAC CCTGATCGTGAGTAAGAAGGAGCGGATGCTGGTGAAGGGTTCCGGTTTCCATCTGGACCTGCTGCTGATCGTGGTGCTGGGCGGCAGCTCGGCCCTGTTCGGCCTGCCGTGGATGGCCGCCGCGACCGTCCGCTCGGTGACCCATGTCAACGCCCTGACCGTCATGAGTAAGGCCGTCGCCCCCGGAGACAAGCCCCGCATccaggaggtgaaggagcagaGGGTGACCGGGCTCCTCGTGGCCATCATGGTTG GTTTGTCCATTGTGATTGGCGACCTGCTCCGTCAGATCCCCCTGGCGGTGCTGTTTGGTATCTTCCTCTACATGGGCGTGATGTCCCTCAATGGTATCCAGCTGACAGAGCGGATGATGCTCCTGCTCATGCCACCAAAGTATCACCCAGACCACACCTACGTACGCAAG GTCCGTACGCTGCGCATGCACCTGTTCACCTGCATCCAGCTGGTGTGTCTGGGCGTCCTGTGGGCCGTCATGTCGACCCAGGCGTCCCTGGCCTTCCCCTTCGTCCTCATCCTCACCGTCCCTGTCAAGATGTTCCTGCTGCGCCGCATCTTCACCGTCAGAGAGATTGCATGT ctggatGCGGACGACGCAGAGCCGAAGTTCGACGAGCGCGACTGTCACGACGAGTACTCGGAGATGCACATGCCTGTGTAA